Within the Acidimicrobiia bacterium genome, the region ACATCCACAATCCGGCCCACCCGACCCCGATTCAACCCCCAAAACCACCACCAGCCAACCGAATCGGTGGATCCAGGTTCAGAGATGATGACACCGACCCGCGTCGGTGCTTCAGAAGGACTGAAGATCAATGGACAGGCCGAGGATCCTGGTGGTAGAGGATGAGCGCGTCGTCGCGTTCCTTCTGACGCGCACGCTCGAAGCGGCCGGATACTCGGTGACCCCTTGTGCCGACGGCCTGGATGCCCTCGAGATCGGCCTGAAGGAGGATTTCGACCTGGTCCTGCTCGACCAACGTATGCCCGGCCTGCTCGGGCTGGAGGTTCTCCAGCGGTGGAACGCAGCCGGGCGTTCTTTCCCGGTGATCATGGTTTCGGGCATCACCGGGGAGGCAGACGTGATCCAGGCTCTGGAACTCGGAGCGGTCGACTACATCCGGAAGCCATTCAGCGTTCAGGAGGTCATTGCCCGGGTCAAGGTTCGATTGCGCCGGGTTGCTCCATGAACAGCCTCGTCCTTTATCTGTTGATCGGGTTGACCGTTCTGTTCGTCTTGGCAGCCGGGTCCCTGTTTGTTCTCAAGGCGGTACGCCGCCGGAGTCGCGGGCGCGAGCAACGACGAAAGAATCGATTCATCGACATGATCGGTGAACTGGTCGTGCAGGGGGAGTGGAAAGCGCGAGTGTTCCGGCGGTACGCATCTGACCCGGTGTTTCGCGGGGTGCTGTTGGAGTACCTCCGCATGATGGCCGGGTCCGACCGGCAACATCTCATGGAGGTCGTCCGCCAGATGGGCATGGTTGCCGAATACACGGCCGAACTCAGGTCCACAGACCGTAATCATCGAGTGAGGGCCGCAGAGGCACTCGCCGAGATCGCGGATCCCGAAACGCTGACCGATCTCGTGTTCGCGCTGGCCGACCCAGTCCAGGAGGTGCGGGTTCAAGCTGCGGCAGCTCTCGCCCACATCGGGGACGGCCGGGCCGTCAAGAGCCTGCTCGTGGCCCTCGATCAACAGGACGCCGGAAATGCGCAGCGCTTAGCCGATGCTTTGTACGGATTCGGCACCGCCGCGGTCGACGAAGCGGCTCGCTACCTGAGCAGTCCCGGAAAATACCGCCC harbors:
- a CDS encoding response regulator transcription factor; this translates as MDRPRILVVEDERVVAFLLTRTLEAAGYSVTPCADGLDALEIGLKEDFDLVLLDQRMPGLLGLEVLQRWNAAGRSFPVIMVSGITGEADVIQALELGAVDYIRKPFSVQEVIARVKVRLRRVAP
- a CDS encoding HEAT repeat domain-containing protein, producing MNSLVLYLLIGLTVLFVLAAGSLFVLKAVRRRSRGREQRRKNRFIDMIGELVVQGEWKARVFRRYASDPVFRGVLLEYLRMMAGSDRQHLMEVVRQMGMVAEYTAELRSTDRNHRVRAAEALAEIADPETLTDLVFALADPVQEVRVQAAAALAHIGDGRAVKSLLVALDQQDAGNAQRLADALYGFGTAAVDEAARYLSSPGKYRPLVARTLGLIGDIRAEEALLQALDSTEQALRIRAAAALGRAGTPRSVPYLLQLLSDDQWEVRAQAATAVGSRMDQRAVPWLKRALTDDAWWVRHNAAASLVEIPGGGDALRLALDHPDAYARDAAAAVLLSSGLAGDAVGDLTSDDPLVRNPAMDLVMKLIRAGKGAFFINEGVPPELVSQLHHGGQ